One Urocitellus parryii isolate mUroPar1 chromosome 8, mUroPar1.hap1, whole genome shotgun sequence DNA window includes the following coding sequences:
- the LOC144256557 gene encoding heterogeneous nuclear ribonucleoprotein H2-like produces the protein MMLGTEGREGFVVKVRGLPWSCSADEVQRFFSDCKIQNGAQGIRFIYTREGRPSGEAFVELESEDEVKLALKKDRETMGHRYVEVFKSNNVEMDWVLKHTGPNSPDTANDGFVRLRGLPFGCSKEEIVQFFSGLEIVPNGVTLPVDFQGRSTGEAFVQFASQEIAEKALKKHKERIGHRYIEIFKSSRAEVRTHYDPPRKLMAMQWPGPYDRPGAGRGYNSIGRGAGFERMRRGAYGGGYGGYDDYNGYNDGYGFGSDRFGRDLNYCFSGMSDHRYGDGGSTFQSTTGHYVHMRGIPYRATENDIYNFFSPLNPVRVHIEIGPDGRVTGEADVEFATHEDAVAAMSKDKANMQHRYVELFLNSTAGASGGAYGSQMMGGMGLSNQSSYGGPASQQLSGGYGGGYGGQSSMSGYGSQGGMNSSYYNSGSRASMGVNGMGGMSSMSSMSGGWGM, from the exons ATGATGTTGGGCACGGAAGGCAGAGAAGGATTCGTGGTTAAGGTCCGGGGCTTGCCCTGGTCTTGCTCGGCCGATGAAGTGCAACGTTTTTTTTCCGACTGCAAAATTCAAAATGGGGCTCAAGGTATTCGTTTCATCTACACCAGAGAAGGCAGACCGAGTGGCGAGGCTTTTGTTGAACTTGAATCAGAAGATGAAGTCAAATTGGCCTTgaaaaaagacagagaaactATGGGACACAGATATGTTGAAGTATTCAAGTCAAACAACGTTGAAATGGATTGGGTGTTGAAGCATACTGGTCCAAATAGTCCTGACACGGCCAATGATGGCTTTGTACGGCTTAGAGGACTCCCCTTTGGATGTAGCAAGGAAGAAATTGTTCAGTTCTTCTCAGGGTTGGAAATCGTGCCAAATGGGGTAACATTGCCGGTGGACTTCCAGGGGAGGAGTACGGGGGAGGCCTTCGTGCAGTTTGCTTCACAGGAAATAGCTGAAAAGGCTCTAAAGAAACACAAGGAAAGAATAGGGCACAGGTATATCGAAATATTTAAGAGCAGTCGAGCTGAAGTTAGAACTCATTATGATCCGCCAAGAAAGCTTATGGCCATGCAGTGGCCAGGTCCCTATGACAGACCTGGGGCTGGCAGAGGGTATAACAGCATTGGCAGAGGAGCTGGCTTTGAGAGGATGAGGCGTGGTGCTTATGGTGGAGGCTATGGAGGCTATGATGATTATAATGGCTATAATGATGGCTATGGATTTGGGTCAGATAGATTTGGAAGAGACCTCAATTACTGTTTTTCAGGAATGTCTGATCACAGATATGGGGATGGTGGTTCTACCTTCCAGAGCACAACAGGGCATTATGTACACATGCGGGGAATACCTTACAGAGCTACTGAGaatgacatttataattttttttcaccacTCAATCCTGTGAGAGTACACATTGAGATTGGTCCTGATGGCAGAGTAACTGGTGAAGCAGATGTTGAGTTTGCTACTCATGAAGATGCTGTGGCAGCTATGTCAAAAGACAAAGCAAATATGCAACACAGATATGTAGAACTCTTCTTGAATTCTACAGCAGGAGCAAGCGGTGGTGCTTATGGTAGCCAAATGATGGGAGGCATGGGCTTGTCAAACCAGTCCAGTTATGGTGGCCCAGCTAGCCAGCAGCTGAGTGGTGGTTATGGAGGAGGCTATGGAGGCCAGAGCAGCATGAGTGGATAT GGTAGCCAAGGAGGAATGAACAGCAGCTACTACAATAGTGGAAGCCGTGCATCTATGGGCGTGAACGGAATGGGAGGGATGTCTAGCATGTCCAGTATGAGTGGTGGATGGGGAATGTAA